GAACATAATTATCAAGGTCAATTAGCAAGTATTATTAAAATGAATGTCAATATTCATAATAAGTTGGAAAATTATACAAAATATGATGGTACACCTTTCCTACCACATGAAATTGAAGAAAAAGGAAAAGAAATTGCTACGGAAATTAAGGAGATGGTATAAATGGCAACATTTAAAGATTTTAGAAATAATGTTAAGCCGAACTGGTGTCCGGGATGTGGTGATTTCTCAGTACAAGCTGCTATTCAAAAAGCAGCAGCAAATATTGGTCTAGAGCCAGAAGAAGTAGCTATTATCACCGGTATTGGTTGTTCTGGACGTTTATCGGGATATATTAATTCGTATGGGGTACATTCTATTCACGGACGTGCACTACCTTTAGCGCAAGGTGTGAAAATGGCAAACAAAGATTTAACTGTAATTGCTTCTGGTGGGGATGGAGATGGCTACGCGATAGGAATGGGCCATACGATACATGCTTTAAGAAGAAATATGAATATGACTTATATTGTTATGGATAACCAAATTTATGGTTTAACAAAAGGTCAAACATCTCCTTCATCAGCAATAGGTTTTGTTACAAAGACAACGCCTAAAGGGAATATTGAAAAAAATGTTGCACCGCTAGAATTAGCATTATCTTCAGGAGCGACATTTGTAGCACAAGGATTTTCAAGTGACATTAAAGGATTGACAAAACTTATTGAAGATGCGATTAACCATGATGGTTTTTCATTTGTAAATGTCTTTTCACCATGTGTAACTTATAATAAAATTAACACATACGATTGGTTTAAAGAGCATTTAATAAGTGTTGATGACATTGAAAATTACGATTCTGAGGATAAACAATTGGCAATTAAAACAGTTATAGAACACGAATCATTAGTTACTGGAATTGTTTATCAAGATAAGGAAACACCATCATATGAATCACAAATTAAAGAGTTAGATGATATGCCATTAGCAAAAAGGGATATCCAAATAACTGAAGATACTTTCAATAAATTAACAGAACAATTTATATAATAATTAAAACTGAGTCGTATAAATGAATTTATTATAGATCCATTTATGCTATTCAGTTTTTTTACTATCAAAAATTTTAAAGGGGTTTTATAAATGCAAGATACATTAATGAGTATTCAAATTATTCCTAAGACACCAAACAATGACAATGTTATACCATATGTCGATGAAGCGATTAAAATTATTGATGAGTCAGGATTGCATTATAGGGTCGGACCATTAGAAACAACAGTGCAAGGAAACATGAATGAATGTTTGATTTTAATACAATCTCTAAATGAACGAATGGTAGAACTTGAATGTCCAAGTATTATTAGTCAAGTAAAGTTTTATCACGTACCTGAAGGAATTTCTATCGAAACTTTAACTGAAAAATATGATTGATTAATATGACTAGTTTTGATTTGATTTTGCGGATTGACGAATAATTTTGTCTGCTTTTGCACTTTATAGCTAAATTTAATATAATTATTTAATGATACGGGCAAATAGAAAGGATTTTGAAAAGTGAACGAAGAGCAAAGAAAAGCAAGTTCTTTAGATGTTTTAGCTGAAAGAGACAAGAAAGCTGAAAAAGATTATAGCAAATATTTTGAACATGTTTACCAACCGCC
This is a stretch of genomic DNA from Staphylococcus roterodami. It encodes these proteins:
- a CDS encoding 2-oxoacid:ferredoxin oxidoreductase subunit beta yields the protein MATFKDFRNNVKPNWCPGCGDFSVQAAIQKAAANIGLEPEEVAIITGIGCSGRLSGYINSYGVHSIHGRALPLAQGVKMANKDLTVIASGGDGDGYAIGMGHTIHALRRNMNMTYIVMDNQIYGLTKGQTSPSSAIGFVTKTTPKGNIEKNVAPLELALSSGATFVAQGFSSDIKGLTKLIEDAINHDGFSFVNVFSPCVTYNKINTYDWFKEHLISVDDIENYDSEDKQLAIKTVIEHESLVTGIVYQDKETPSYESQIKELDDMPLAKRDIQITEDTFNKLTEQFI
- a CDS encoding MTH1187 family thiamine-binding protein, with the protein product MQDTLMSIQIIPKTPNNDNVIPYVDEAIKIIDESGLHYRVGPLETTVQGNMNECLILIQSLNERMVELECPSIISQVKFYHVPEGISIETLTEKYD